The genomic interval TTGCTGGGTCAGGTTCGAAGTAATCTTCTCACCACGGGTGAtcagctgcttcttggtgaTCCATTTCGCAAAGTCATTGACATTAATTCCAAGCATCTCACAGGCGCGCACAAGAGACGGCTCTTCCGGCGAGAGCGAAGAGTCCGTACGAGTGGCCGAGATTTTGACATTGCCGAGATGTAGCAGAGCTGCGAGGACACGGAAGATTTCAGTCTGGGCTTCTCCCGATACACCGATCGTGGACAAGGACTTGCGAGTTGCATCGAATTCGGCTTTGTCGTCCACACCATCGATTATTGGGGCTCCACCCTGGTTGAGATACTCAAACTCCTCGACCGACAAGAGTCCCAgctcctgcttctcctcctcagtAGCACCAGCCACCAATTGGTAAAAGATGTGGTAATTACGTTCCTTGAGGGGTTGGAACACGAGTCTCGACCGCTCAAGCAAGTAGGTCCGGATCTTAGCGCCGATGATGTTCGTCCGCTCGTCAAACATGATCTCGATGTATTTACCGAATCGAGATGAGTTATCGTTTCGGGTGGTTTTGGCATTACCAAAGGCTTCCATGACGGGATTGGTGGCCAAGATTTGCTCCTCCGTCTCGCTGATTGCGTCTGCCCGGCTGGTAGTGTATTTCCCGGGTTGGTCTGAAGACTCGCGAGTCGCAAAATAACGCATGATGTATTTGGCGCTCACGGTCTTGCCAGCACCCGATTCACCCGAAACCACGATCGTCTGATTCTTGCCGTCGCGGATCATGTCTCTGTAGCGAACATGCGTAAGCCAAGTGCACTCGATAGAGGTTATCACCAAGGATTTCTTACGCAAAAGCTTCCTCTGCAATGGCGAACAGGTGAGGCGCTTGCGAGGCGCGCTGTTTCCCAGCATAGACTTGCACCATTTGTGGGACGTAGAGCGAGTCCACTCGAGCGAAGGGATTCGTCGCGATCAGGACGATGCCACTGTAGGTATATATCTCTTTCTGGGAATATCGGAGCTTGATCGCCTGTAAGACTTTGGAGGGTATCAGCCGATGGTCATCGTGGGTCCGATGGGAGACAAACCAGCAGGTTCATTCAGATGGGACAGATTGGTCAGGTCCTCGCTCGCTTCCAACATGGCCGGGTTCATCAGCGGGGGCAAGTTCGGGTTGTTGTCCAGCTGCAGTTCGTCTTGGGTGGTCTCGACCGTTTTGGACTGTTCAATCGGGGGAGTGGTTAGCTCTCCACACACTGGAGTTGAAGTCCGCGGGACACTCACTTCgccattctccagctcaaaCACCAGGGACACCTTGTTTCCATCGacattcttctccttgagctCGGAGGCCACCCAACCCTCGTTTGGGTCGGGCTGCCAGGCCCTTGTGCCGACCTCGTAGAGGTGCACCATAGCTCACGCGGGCTCAGTTCAAGTATAGGCGGTCCGGAGTGCAatccagacagacagacaggTAGTAGGTAGGTAATAGGGCTGGGCGGCGGGCCAATCAACCCGAAGCAACAGACACGAAATGCAAAGATGGAACAGACCAAAGACGAGGGGTCGCTCTGTGACCCCTCATCGGCTCATAGCGGGTCAAGagaagcaagaaagaaagaagggggaAAGGTTGCAAGAATAAGAATAGTAATGCGTAGGGGAAAAGGAAAGTCAGTCCGTCCGTCACTAACAGCTGGCCATTTAGCGAGCGAGCGGGAGCCCCTGACCAGGTCCCCACCGCCTCGGGTCATGTGACGGCCGCAGGCGGGCATCTATGTACTACGAAGTGTGATGATCTATGATTTACTGATTGATTCCAGAAAGTACTCGGAGCAGGCGAATTATGTCAAGTCTCGATTGGAGGATGGTAGGTGTAGTGATTAGAGGGGTGCGAGATCAACGGGGAgagcaagagagagagagagagagagagagagagagagagagttaaaaaaaaaaagaaaaacataGCAAAGCGTCACAAAGCACATCGCAGCGGAGGGTTCTAGTTTTGTTTGCACTCAgccgcctccttcttgggcttcgAAGTgccatcctcttcgtccgagtcatcatccacctcaCGGTCGGATCcctcatcgtcctcatcctcatcgtcgtcctcatcctcgtcgtcttcaaACTCATCCGGgtccatctcctcgcccAACTCCTCGAACTGCAGGGCTTCACCGGTGAACCAGTCAATCGCGCGGGGgatcagcttctccttgataTCCTCGCCCAGTTGGTAGTCCAGCTCCAGACGCTCTTCGATGTCGCTGGCAATCGACTCATCGTCATCCGACGGCGGCTGtgggggagagaagaagttgaagaaggacTCGGTGGGCATGCTGACCTTGACAACACGGGTCTGCTTGGTATCTACGAGAGGCATGTTAGCTGAGATGCCGCCACACGGGGAACGGACGGACTCACTCTTGTTCcgctgcttcttgctctccAGGCGGAGAGTCAGGTCCTTGTCATCCTTCCAGTCAATCTTGGAGCCCTCCGCGTGGTCGTAGATGAAATCGCCGCCATAGCCATTTTCGTCCTTGTAGTAGTATGCCTTGGAGATGGTTTCGTTGGTGAAAAACTCGTTCTCGGTAAACTCGAAGATGAGGCGAAATCCGGGCCGGTCGAGATACTCCATTCGAATGTCCTTGAGGTGCTTGAGAGCATCCTCATCCCGCTCAGTGATCATCTCGGCCAGAGAGACCtggttcttcatggccgacAGCCAGAACTCGGGAATGCCCTTGGTCTCAGactcctccgccttgggctcctcctcgccttccttggtctcggcctcctcttcctcatcctccttgccAGCGTCCACCTCATCATCAGTCGGCTCCACCGCACCATTGATGATCGTGGACCGGCGCTCGTACAGCGGGGTGAACTTGGAAAAAAACTTCTTCTCGAGTTCGAGAACCTCTTCCTGGAACTGGGCCTCCAGCTTGGAGTGTTCCTTTTGAACTCCCTTCAGGCCCGCTACGCGGCGGCGAACAGAGGGAGGCAGGGACTCGATGTAACCGGACGAGCGGCCAACGAGCTGACCCAATTTGCCCTGGATCATCGACACAAGGGCGGGGTTTCGGGCGAAAAGCGAGGCGGCCGCGGCACTGTCCAGGGTTTCTGATAGAGGGTTAGAGACGTGTTATCGAGATGGACAAGATGAACTTTACCTTCTGTGATGCTGGAGACGCCGGGCTGCTGGGCGCGGGAGGAGATTGGGGCATTGTTGGCCGGCGTGTTTTGCGGGGTCCTGGATTCGTCAGTCCACACAGAATtttgattattattattttttgAAACATACGGGGCGACCGGAAAgtcggccttcttgttcCTGATGGGCTCCGACATGGCTGTGGAGAGGGGGTGGTGGGAAGGGCAAAAGCAAGGGAAAAAAGTTctgctggggaggaggggggaaaagagagaagagagagagaagaacagcagAGGTGGTGGGCTTTTAGCGCCGCCTTGGCGGGACACCCAACAGATCTGAATCGACGTACAATTTCATTCACATCCAcatgattattattattatcatgatgatgatggctATGTTATGACCTAAGGGTggtcgagatcaaagaaTCCAGGTCAAATCGAAGTTACTGATCCTTGGGATTCTTTTCTATCattctttttccttttcttcaaATGTTCTTCGTCTTGGCCTGAGGCACGACCACGATCTAGAACGCGATCGAAAAGGCATACGGACCAAAATCATACCTGCAATACCGCCCCCTCAAGGGAGTCTCCCGCGACAAAAACAAGCAAACAAACAGAAGATGATTATAAGTACCTCTGATTGATtgttcttccttccctctGAAGCCACCGAACTATGCCCGATAAGCCGGTCACATGACGATAAGCACCGTCCGGGAGGCCCCAATCTGTAGGTGGATTTCCGCCAATCTCCAGTGTCACCACGAAAGACACAACGTCCAGCTGACCGTCGGTATTGGGTTGACTCTCAATTCTGCCATGCCCCTGCCAAGGCGGTCGTACTCATAgcttcctccctctcccttcctcGAGCTCCAGCCGAAGCGAGTTAATATCCCGCACctcccacaccaccaccaaccatgACCAGCCATGCGCAGTCGCCCCCGGGCTCCGGGCCCATGGATCTCGCGATGCCCAGAGCGAGCCGTCGCCGCGATTCCGTGCGAAGCAGGTAAGCGTCTTCGAGCCGTCTTTCCTTGCCCGTTGCTGATGTGTATAGTGTGAGCGTCGTGTCGGAGGTGGAGATGGCGCGGAATGAGGTATGGCGCTTGCATTGCTCCTCCACGCAGTTCATTCACTAACCGCGAAGGATAGGTGTTTGATGGCCCCATTTCAGAGAGCATCCCGTCGAGTGTCGTCTCATTTGCTCATCGCCGCGCCCGAAAGGACTCGACCGTCAGCTTTACTTACTttcaggatgaggaagactTTGCCGAATGGCCGCATGAAGATGCGGTGGACATGGCcagtgatgccgaggataTGTCCGTGGACGAGTTTGGTGATGCAGACCTCGAGTCGGCCCGGTCCTCATTTGTGTCCAAGCGGTTATCGCAGTCCCGGGAGTCTGTCGAGCACCCTCTTCTTTCGCGTCAAttctccgccagctcctATGGCCGCGATCGAAGGACCGGCGCAAGATTGAACCAGAAAATATACATCGCGTCGGAGGACCTGACCGCTGTTTTTGCTGGGTTCTCCACTAGCATCACCGGCTTTGCTGTTTATGTTGCTCTGTGCATCTTAACTGGGGGTGTTGCCTACCTTCTGTTCCATTGGTTACCGCGATGGCGCGTTCGGTTGATTGGTAAGGCAATGCCTCTGGGGAAATGCCAGTGGATCGCAATTGAGGTGACTATCTCCCCATCCCCAGGCGACCGTTTTTCGTCTAACTGGTTTCAGGACCAATGGAATCACTTTACTATTCATGGTGTCGGGGCTCAGTCATATGGACGCCCGCTCTCGACCGTCTTCGTGGACTCATTGCGTTATGACTTGGACGAAGATAGTGATCCGACGATGGCATCTCTTCACTTTCTCGACTACAGACATCTTCGTTTTTATTATCATCCAATTGAGGACAAATTCAGCCTGATAGGTAACTGGAAAGATCCTGCATGGACGAATGTAAAAGTCATGCGAGGAGGCTTGGATGCCGACGAGCGTGACAGCCGAGAGCAGGTCTTCGGACACAACGTCATCGATATTCAACAAAAGAGTGTTCCACAGCTTCTCGTGGACGAGGTACGTGCATTGTGGAGCAGTGAACACCCGGAGATCTTCTGACCAAGGACAGGCTTTTCATCCGTTCTATATCTTCCAAGTTGCAAGTCTGGTTCTATGGTCGATGGATGAGTACTACTACTATGCGGTCTGTATCTTCCTTATCTCCGTTTCTAGCATTGCGGCTACGGTTCTGGAGACGAGATCGGTAAGTTTGGAGTGGAAAGGAGACTCTTGGTCCATAACTGAGGTCTGAACAGACGATGCAACGGCTGCGGGAAATTTCTCTTTTTGAATGTGATGTTCGGGTCCTCCGAAATGGATTTTGTAAGCTCACATGTCAGTTCATGTGTACAGGTGCACTTTCGCTGACCACATTTGCTACAGGGCGTTCTGTTCCCTCTCAAGATCTCGTCCCAGGTGATGTTTTTGAGTTTTCCGACCCATCATTGAATCAGGTTCCATGCGATTGTATCTTGTTGTCAGGCGACTGTATCGTCAACGAGAGCATGCTCACCGGTCTGTAATCGGAAACACCTGCGCTGCCTGGAAAAAGCTCTAATATAAAATCAGGTGAATCCGTTCCCGTCTCCAAATCGCCCTTGACAGACGATGCACTTAAATGCCTTGACTTGAGCACCCCTTCCGTTCACCCTCATGTGGCGAAGCATTTTCTTTTCAGCGGGACCAAAGTCATTCGAGCACGACGACCTCAGCatgttgatgacgacgaggcAGTTGCTCTCGCAGTCGTTGCTCGGACGGGGTTCCTCACCACGAAGGGTGCTTTGGTACGCTCGATGCTCTTCCCGAAGCCCTCTGGTTTCAAATTCTACCGGGATTCTTTTCGGTATATCGCGGTCATGGCAATGATTGCTGTTCTTGGCTTCATTGCTTCGTTTGTCAATTTTGTCCGGTTAGGTGTAAGTAGGCCCCAAAACAGTGGGCTTCCATATGCTAACGGTAGAAAGCTTGCCTGGCATTTGATCATTGTCCGAGCACTCGATTTGATCACGATTGTTGTtccgccagctctgccaGCAACCCTCACCATTGGAACGAATTTTGCGTTATCACGTCTCAAAAAACAGGATATATTTTGCATCAGCCCTCAGAAGTAAGATTGATGCATCTATTtcgctctctccttctctcctttaataaaaagaaagactAATCAGAAACGGTAGAGTTAATGTGGGAGGAAAACTAGATGTTGTCTGTTTTGACAAAACAGGAACTCTAACTGAAGATGGGCTGGATGTGCTTGGGGCTAGGACGGTTGTTACCAAACAGAAGTAAGGTGCCTGTTCATCAAGACAAGATTCATGAATGATAACAGAATGAACTGCAGATTTTCGGACTTGCTGTCGGAAACATCAGCTGGGTTTCTTATTCCCTCCCAGGACGCCGACACCGCACACGATCTTGATAAACAGAGAAAGATCGTATACACCATGGCCACATGCCACTCTCTCCGAGTTGTTGATGACGAACTACTCGGCGATCCTCTCGATGTCAAGATGTTTCAATTTACAGGTTGGTCGTATGAGGAAGGAGGCGGTCGTGTCTCGGAGCAAACAAACCCCAAATACGACACGATAGCACCGTCCGTGGCAAAACCACCTTTTCCAGTGTATCCTAACAACCACCAGCCGAACAACTCCAATGTGAGCAGTCTactgcccttcttctgcacaGACCAGAGGAGTGTTGCTAAGAGTGTTCTACTACAGGATTCCCTAGAGCTTGGAGTTCTTCGAAATTTCGAGTTTGTTTCCCAGTTGCGCCGTGCAAGCGTGGTTGTCAGACAGTTCGGAGACAACGGTGTCAATGTTTTCGTCAAGGGTGCCCCAGAAAGCATTCGGGATATATGTGTGCCCGAAAGCCGTAAGTCAATGATCTTCTTGAGACTCAGATGCATTATAACTCAATGAATCGACAGTACCGTCCGATTACGAAGACCTTCTCAATCACTACACTCACAAAGGCTTTCGTGTGATTGCCTGTGCCACCAAATACGAACGGAAACTTAGTTGgaggaagatccagaaacTAACTCGGGCTGAAGCCGAAAGCAACCTCGAATTCGTGGGCTTCATTATCTTCGAAAATAAGCTGAAACCCAGTACCTCCAGCGTGATCTCTGAGCTAAACAGGGCCGAGATTCGGAACATCATGTGCACAGGCGACAATATCCTGACGGCAATCAGCGTTGCTCGTGAATGCAACATGGTGGGCCCGGATGAATCTTGCTTCATGCCGCATTTCGTCGATGGTCGGTTCTTCCAGAATGCATCGAATCCCTCCGTTATGCTAATCGAAAGTGAAGATGCTGGCCCCGATTCCAAGACCTCCCTTTGTTGGGAAAACGTTGACAATCCAGACCTCAAATTGGACGCAAGGACTCTCTTGGTAAGCTTCCCCTCTCTCCAGCATGCTATCAGCTCTTTCTAATATAGAAGTAGCCCCTGAATTCTTCTGTAGAGGACTTATCTGTGCCGGGGAATGCTATTCATGAGCGGAAATATTGCCTTGCAGTCACTGGAGACGTGTTCCGATGGGTGGTTGATTTCGGCAGTGAGGATGTTCTGAAAAGGGTGAGTTGCTCTTTGATCCTTCAACCCTTGCCACGGTTGTTTTTGAGTACTCATACTCGGCTCAGATACTTGTTTGCGGAAAAGTGTTCGCAAGGATGTCGCCAGACGAGAAGCACGAGCTTGTGGAAAAACTGCAGTCGATTGATTATTGCTGTGGTTTCTGCGGTGATGGTGCAAACGATTGCGGTGCATTAAAAGCAGCTGACGTTGGCATTTCGCTGTCGGACGCCGAGGCATCGGTCGCTGCGCCCTTCACCAGCCGCCGATTTGAAATATCCTGTGTCCCAGCATTGATTCGGTGAGTTGCATTACAAGAGGTCCCGAGTTTGAACGAGCAGCCGCTGATTATCCTAGGGAGGGCCGAGCCGCGTTGGTGAcaagcttctgctgcttcaAGTATATGAGTCTTTACTCGGCAATTCAGTTCTCCACTGTCAGTTTTCTTTATACCTCGGCGTCCAACCTTGGCGACTTTCAAGTAGGTGACAAAAGGAGAAAAATACATTAGGAAAACACTAATCGCTTGCTAGTTCCTGTTCATCGACCTCGCCCTCATTCTTCCACTCGCCATCTTCAGTCAGTATCACTCCTCCATTTCCGTGCTCGAACTTGCTGACTGTAACCAACTAGTGGGCTGGACGGGTCCTTATCCCACGCTCTCCCGGAAGCGCCCAACTGCAGACCTGGTCTCGCGGAAGGTGTTGACACCATTGTTGGGACAGATCTCGATTGTCATTTTGTCTCAACTTGCAATCTTCAAAACCGTCCAATACCAGCCATGGTTAGTGGCCATTCACCAGTCACATCTTGTCTCATGGATTGTTCCTAACACCCTTTGCAGGTTCCAACCTCCCCAGGTTGATCTCGAGAAAAGCAGCATTGACAACTCGGAGAACACCTCACTGTTTTTGTTCTCATGTTACCAGTACATCTTGGCTAGTATCGTACTCAGTGTGGGGCCGCCATTCCGGAAGCCATTGCGACTGAACGGTGAGCTGCGGCAACGAATGAAACTTTTGAATTATATTCACTGACACGGGGTTAGCTCCGCTTCTTTGCACCATCATTGTGGATCTACTGATTGCCAGCTATATGCTCTTCCGCCCATCACAGTGGGTGTTGAAAGTGATGCAGCTGACATTCATGTCCGACAGCTTCAAAGGGTGGTTGCTTGCACTTGCGCTTGGCGCCTTTTCCGTGGCTTGGATGGCGGAGAGAAACATCTTTCCATATTTGGCACGATTCCTCGGGTACGCCAACACACGCCTACGGCCAAGTTATCGCAAAAAGCGTCGTGAGTATAAGGTTCTTCGCGAGGAGATGGGCATGTGATGGACCCCTTCGTATTTTATACTGTCTCGTCGCATAGAATCATAGATGTACAAATCTTGTTTGTGGAATGGCCTTCATTCGCCATTTCGCTTTTTGTTTTCGACGGAAATAAGAGAAATTCTAAATCAATTGACGGAGAATCGGTATGATACACTGCAGTACAGAACAATGGACACCACAAGGCAGAATAATCAACGACTTGGGGTTCGGAACCATGCCCCACTGTCTTTCCGGTCCGCAAAATCGACGGGGGCTAGTATAATTAGGATCTTCGAATGGAGATAGGCCTAAATTGATGTAgtcgatgccgaggatcgTGGCGATGAAATCAATGTTCAGTGGTCCCAAGGGTGTTTCCAACCTAACAGGGCAGGCCCGTCTTTCTTGGCGCGGTACATGAGCTAAATCGAGAATCCCGAGTCAGCAGTAATTATGATGGGACACCAGAGGTCTGCCTACAAAGAACCACATGCTCGCGCCCAGGGCAGTCGCCGTAAATCGATAGAGCGGGCGGGCCTTGTGGATGTGAATCGGGTGTTGTAAATTGCCCGCCATTCCTGTGCGGATAAGAGTAGGGTTAGCATTTGTCCTGTCGCAGCCTTGTGGAAGGTAGGGAGGTGGTGACAAACTGTCGGAGGGACGTTGTCGAAGGTGGTTTCGAGTCGAAgcgggagaggaagaagtgaaTGAAGTGACGAACTGATGAGTGGCCCGAGTGAAAGAAGATGGCACGTGACCGGCCCAGTCATGTCCCTCGTTCTTTCGTTGCTTTTCCCGACAGAGCCATTCCTGGCTCTTCGACCCACTCGATATTCTCGCGCCTCCTTCTTACTATGAAGTGGATCGGTCCCTTCAAGGACTATTGTCACCGCGACCCCTCCCGATCCAGCTGACTCGGTGCATCGACGGTACTCCGACTTCAGTCTGATCTCATGAAAACCCCCCCGTCCGAACACTCGCCGTTCCTCGACGCGATCCTAGGTCATCCTGCTCTCGCATAACACTCACCTCGGTTTAGTTATTTGAGTTTAACGGGAGCAAATATGGTGATTGAATCCCTAGAGAATGATAGCAATGGCCAGCCTCGTTTCCCTGGATGCTCGAGCATCCACAACTTTGAACTTGTGGGCAAACTGGGCGAAGGGACCTTTGGGTAGGTGGGGACACAGGATATTGCGGAATGCGTCAGGCGGCTGACGTCTTGGTAGGGAGGTATATAAAGCGAAGGCAAGAAAAGACAATTCGCTTGtggcgctgaagaagattcTCATGCACAATGAAAAGGATGGTGTAAGTGCACTATCTCCTGCCGTATACGGCCATGGGGGCTTATCTTATTCTTCTTAGTTCCCGATCACTGCGATTCGAGAGATCAAACTTTTGAAGGCGCTTTCTCACCCGAACATCCTACAGCTCAGAGAGATGGCGATTGAGCGAACCAAAGGTTCGCTTCATTGTTGGCTTTGTAGAAGCTATGCACTGACTTCGGATCGCAGGCGAAAGGCAAAAGAAGCCTAGCATGTACATGGTCATGCCCTACCTAGAACATGACTTGTCCGGGCTCCTGGAAAACCCAGCGGTGCAATTCAGCGAGCCACAGATCAAATGCTACTTGAAGCAACTCCTCGAAGGATTGCGGTACTTGCATGCGGTACGATTATCTCGGTTCCCATTAAGAGAAAGTTTGTTTTGACAGAATTTCAGAGCCGCATCCTACACCGCGACATGAAAGGTGAGCCATATGAAGTTCAATTCTGCCTTTATTGGAACTGATTTCTGGGGTAGCTGCGAACCTGCTGATCAGCAATGGAGGGATTCTTCAAATTGCCGATTTCGGCCTTGCACGTCCCTACGATGAAtctcctcctcagcctggacGGGGCGGAGGAGAGGCAAAAAGAGAGTACACTGCTCTTGTCGTCACAAGGTGGTATCGTCCTCCGGAGTTACTGCTTCAACTGCGACGCTACACCACTGCTATCGACATGTGGGGAGTTGGGTAAGTTCTCCAAGGCGTCTTATCTTGTTGCTCTCGCGTTCTCACAGTTCTAGCTGCGTGTTTGGGGAGATGTTTAAGGGAACCCCCATTCTCTCCGGTAATAGTGATCTCAATCAGGCACAGCTGATCTTCAGTCTCGTGGGAACCCCCACGGAAGAGAATATGCCCGGGTGGAGTTCCCTTCCCGGCTGTGAGGGTGTGAAAAACTTTGGATATAAGCGTGGGAATCTTGCCCAAGTCTTCCAGGAGTATGTCAACTTTCGTTCACGTCGTTGCCCCTTTGAGAGCATGAGCGTTCTAACGGTGTCATAGAGTGAGTCCCTCGGCCATTTCACTGCTTGGCGAGCTTCTCAAACTAGACTGGCGAAAGCGAATCAATGCTATAG from Penicillium psychrofluorescens genome assembly, chromosome: 5 carries:
- a CDS encoding uncharacterized protein (ID:PFLUO_008419-T1.cds;~source:funannotate), with product MAIERTKGERQKKPSMYMVMPYLEHDLSGLLENPAVQFSEPQIKCYLKQLLEGLRYLHASRILHRDMKAANLLISNGGILQIADFGLARPYDESPPQPGRGGGEAKREYTALVVTRWYRPPELLLQLRRYTTAIDMWGVGCVFGEMFKGTPILSGNSDLNQAQLIFSLVGTPTEENMPGWSSLPGCEGVKNFGYKRGNLAQVFQEVSPSAISLLGELLKLDWRKRINAIDALKHPYFTTSPLPANPGELPHFQDSHEFDRKKFRNQRPPVAPAPPGGSTDSYSNGGWASGPRGPEPRNSRIPGATRGGRLNPSGGHGNAPRRGPFPQQRDGRLPAKPPTSNHPSWDGSQPTRPSERDDQRRDRYGSNRPGGRFSGNMDSYVPSYSGSHDRPRDSGGYNPLSNSDKRSTDRHDFRRDHSPRRRSRSPNYREGGRG
- a CDS encoding uncharacterized protein (ID:PFLUO_008418-T1.cds;~source:funannotate) produces the protein MTSHAQSPPGSGPMDLAMPRASRRRDSVRSSVSVVSEVEMARNEVFDGPISESIPSSVVSFAHRRARKDSTVSFTYFQDEEDFAEWPHEDAVDMASDAEDMSVDEFGDADLESARSSFVSKRLSQSRESVEHPLLSRQFSASSYGRDRRTGARLNQKIYIASEDLTAVFAGFSTSITGFAVYVALCILTGGVAYLLFHWLPRWRVRLIGKAMPLGKCQWIAIEDQWNHFTIHGVGAQSYGRPLSTVFVDSLRYDLDEDSDPTMASLHFLDYRHLRFYYHPIEDKFSLIGNWKDPAWTNVKVMRGGLDADERDSREQVFGHNVIDIQQKSVPQLLVDEAFHPFYIFQVASLVLWSMDEYYYYAVCIFLISVSSIAATVLETRSTMQRLREISLFECDVRVLRNGFWRSVPSQDLVPGDVFEFSDPSLNQVPCDCILLSGDCIVNESMLTGESVPVSKSPLTDDALKCLDLSTPSVHPHVAKHFLFSGTKVIRARRPQHVDDDEAVALAVVARTGFLTTKGALVRSMLFPKPSGFKFYRDSFRYIAVMAMIAVLGFIASFVNFVRLGLAWHLIIVRALDLITIVVPPALPATLTIGTNFALSRLKKQDIFCISPQKTVVTKQKFSDLLSETSAGFLIPSQDADTAHDLDKQRKIVYTMATCHSLRVVDDELLGDPLDVKMFQFTGWSYEEGGGRVSEQTNPKYDTIAPSVAKPPFPVYPNNHQPNNSNDSLELGVLRNFEFVSQLRRASVVVRQFGDNGVNVFVKGAPESIRDICVPESLPSDYEDLLNHYTHKGFRVIACATKYERKLSWRKIQKLTRAEAESNLEFVGFIIFENKLKPSTSSVISELNRAEIRNIMCTGDNILTAISVARECNMVGPDESCFMPHFVDGRFFQNASNPSVMLIESEDAGPDSKTSLCWENVDNPDLKLDARTLLPLNSSVEDLSVPGNAIHERKYCLAVTGDVFRWVVDFGSEDVLKRILVCGKVFARMSPDEKHELVEKLQSIDYCCGFCGDGANDCGALKAADVGISLSDAEASVAAPFTSRRFEISCVPALIREGRAALVTSFCCFKYMSLYSAIQFSTVSFLYTSASNLGDFQFLFIDLALILPLAIFMGWTGPYPTLSRKRPTADLVSRKVLTPLLGQISIVILSQLAIFKTVQYQPWFQPPQVDLEKSSIDNSENTSLFLFSCYQYILASIVLSVGPPFRKPLRLNAPLLCTIIVDLLIASYMLFRPSQWVLKVMQLTFMSDSFKGWLLALALGAFSVAWMAERNIFPYLARFLGYANTRLRPSYRKKRREYKVLREEMGM
- a CDS encoding uncharacterized protein (ID:PFLUO_008417-T1.cds;~source:funannotate), whose translation is MSEPIRNKKADFPVAPTPQNTPANNAPISSRAQQPGVSSITEETLDSAAAASLFARNPALVSMIQGKLGQLVGRSSGYIESLPPSVRRRVAGLKGVQKEHSKLEAQFQEEVLELEKKFFSKFTPLYERRSTIINGAVEPTDDEVDAGKEDEEEEAETKEGEEEPKAEESETKGIPEFWLSAMKNQVSLAEMITERDEDALKHLKDIRMEYLDRPGFRLIFEFTENEFFTNETISKAYYYKDENGYGGDFIYDHAEGSKIDWKDDKDLTLRLESKKQRNKSESVRSPCGGISANMPLVDTKQTRVVKVSMPTESFFNFFSPPQPPSDDDESIASDIEERLELDYQLGEDIKEKLIPRAIDWFTGEALQFEELGEEMDPDEFEDDEDEDDDEDEDDEGSDREVDDDSDEEDGTSKPKKEAAECKQN